Part of the Zhongshania aliphaticivorans genome, TTATCGGTGCCATGCCCAAAAAATAGGCCTGCACGTCCAAATTCGCTGATTCCCCAGCGCAGATAGTCGCGCACAGTAAAGAGTTCATGGCTGATATTAGACGTTTGATTCACAACATTTCCCAAGGATTCAAAACCGTGATTTTACACGACCTGAACCAATAATGCCGTTTTACCGTAAACCAAGACTTTAAAGCTATTGCCGCTACTCGTAGAGCAAAGCAAGATCGTTTGGAAAGTATCCACGGTTTTGCTACCATTCGCTCCCCAGTAGCGCACCAAGGATACCCAGTGGAAAAAGCGTTTGCAGATATCATAAAAAAAATCGGTGAAGATCCTAATAGAGATGGGCTTTTAGATACTCCCGCTCGTGCAGCTAAAGCGTTTGAATTTTTAACTGAAGGTTATCACCGTGATGTAAATGACGTAGTTAATGACGCGTTGTTTGACTCTGATTGCAATGAAATGGTGGTTGTCTCTGACATCGAACTGTATTCACTTTGTGAACACCACCTTCTCCCATTTATTGGCAAGTGCCATGTCGCGTATATTCCACAAGGAAAAGTATTGGGACTGTCTAAAGTCGCCCGTATCGTTGACTTGTATGCGAGACGTTTACAAATTCAAGAAGGCCTAACAACCCAGATCGCCAATACTATGATGGACGTGACGGGTGCCGACGGCGTTGGCGTTATTATTGAAGCACGCCATATGTGCATGATGATGCGTGGCGTAGAAAAGCAAAATTCAGTGATGCGCACCAGCGCCATGCTGGGTGCTTTTAAAGACAATCAGGCTACTCGCACCGAATTTTTATCACTAATCAGCATGTAACCCACCTGATTAAGACCCATCATCATAGAGTCTAACGCTTTAGCCGCTAACTCTTGCAATTAAGGGCTTATAAAGCCCTTAATCCATTGCGCAATTTGACTTGCTTGAGCCTCCATATGGCAATGATGCTCACCTTCAATATTGTGTACTTCAAAACGATTTTCGATATTTATAGGTAGTGTCGACAACCATTTACCCATACCTTTATCGGCCGCTACCAACATAGCTGACGCTGATATCGCATTAATACTCGCCTGAAGCTGAGCACAACTTAATTTGATTGGAGATGCCAGCTTTAAGCGTTTATCACTACGCCAATAATAGCAGTTATTTTCAGCTTTAAAGGTTCCCCTTTCGACTATCAACGCTGCGGCCTTCTCAGTCATTGGGGTCACTTTCAATCGCGCTGTCACGGCCGCCTCAAAATCAGGATGTCCTCGGTCACCCGCCTTTGAAGGAGGCTTATTGTATTCGTGTAAATACTGACCTAACTGCCGCGGAAAATTGGCTTCATCTTCGGGTGGAGGTATTAAGCCATCCAAACACACAAGATGATCAACTCGTTCTGGACGCGCCGCACTAAGCAATGTGGCAATAATTGCTCCTCTTGAATGGCCAATCAGGGTAAAGTTCTGCCACCCCATCTGATCGGCCACCAAAAGAATACAGCGCAAATCACCCCAAATAGCATAATCACCCGACGGCGGCTTGTGATCACTTAAACCATGCCCCGGTAAATCAATAGCCAAAATATGGTAGTGAGGAAGCTGTTCAGCAAGGGCATCAAAACTTGCGGCATTGTCTAACCAGCCATGCAAAGCGATAACGGGTAAACCTCCCTGCTCACCCCACAACTTTGCAGCAATATTTAAGCCGGCAACATGAAACCACTTATCCAGCACTCGCTGGGTCATTTTCCGTTATGATCGTAATTAGGGTAATGACGGAGCCACTCCAAATTGCCACAGCCTTGGGCAATCACTTCAGCAGAAACCAAAGCCATACTTGCCGGCTGCATCCCCCAATAACTTTGGTTAGCACCACTGTGCCAATAGGCTATTGCATTACTGAGCAAGGGGTTATGTGAAACCAACAATAAACGCTCACCTGAAAATGTTGCGAGCATCGGCTCCAACTCTGACAAAGGCGTATCTGGCGTTAAGGATGACTTCAATCGCGGCCTAAGCTGCCAATCAATATTAAGGATTTCAGCGGTTTGCACCGCTCGCCGATAGGGGCTAACCCATAGCTCATCCGGCTGCCACTCAGTACTTTTTATCCATTCCGAGGCAGCCTGCACCTCCTCCCGGCCGCGTTCAGTTAACTCGCGCTCAATATCTGTTTTGGTATCCCAAGATGCCGTGCCATGTCGTATTAACAATATTTCCATAAGACCTATAACTTATTTAAGAACAAATTCAACATCGCGGCTCTGTTCTGCGCACATCATAGACCCGATAACATCACTGACTTTACTGCCATTATAAATAATATCGTAAAGGCCACTCACTAGGGGCATATAAATATCTAATGCCTCAGATTGCTCTTTCATTAACCTGAGGGTGTTAACACCTTCTGCAACTTGCCCTAAGCTGGCAACAACCTCATTGAGGTCTCTTCCCTTACCCAGCTCATAACCAACTCGGTAGTTACGGCTTAAAGGTGATGTGCAAGTTACAAATAAATCACCTACGCCCGCCAAGCCCATAAACGTCAAAGGGTCCGCTCCCTTTATAACTGCATAACGGCTCATTTCCGCTAAGCTGCGTGTCACCAACATACTAATTGTGTTATGACCACAGTCTAATGCTGCCGCCATGCCCGCCGTAATGGCGTAAACATTCTTTAAGGCACCAGCGAGCTCTACCCCATACATATCGCTGCCAGCGTACACCCTGAAATATGAACATTGCAGTATTTCTTGAACAACGGCATTTACGTCAGGGTCTTCACTCGCAATTACGGTCCCCGTAATCATTCTTGCCGCTAACTCTTTCGCAAGGTTAGGGCCGCTCATCACTCCCAAACGCACCTGAGGAAGCTCTTCCCGCAACACTTGACTCATCAGGGTATTGGTTTCGAACTCAATCCCCTTCGTTGTACTAACTAGTATCGTACCGGGCGCGAGATGATCAGCAAGTTGCTTGGCCACATCTCGGCTTGATTTACTCGGTATTGAAAAGAAAACCGCATCACAACCAGAAACGGTTTCTTTTAAATCACAACTAGCACGCAGTGACGGGTTTAATTTAATACCAGGGAGGTAAACTTCATTAGAGTGTCGCTCATTGACTTCCTTAACCCGCTCAGCGGTTCTCATCCATTGACAGGTATCATGACCATTGTCAGCCATGATATTTGCAATTGCGGTACCAAAACTACCACCACCAATAATCGCAACCTTATATTGTTTTGCCATACCGCCCTTAACTCCTGTCTTATTTAATGGGAGTTTATCATTGCTATCTATTACTTATACAAAAAAGGCGGCTCTCGCCGCCTTTTAATCTTTATTTAAGCACTTAGCTCTAAGAGCAGCTTATTTAACTTATGAACATAACTGGCTGGGTCCTCAAGCTGTGCACCCTCAGCCAAATGGGCTTGATCAAATAGCACTGCAACAAGGTCCGCAAAGCGGTCTTCATCACTTTCTTGGTCTAATTTAACCACCAGCGGGTGGCCAGGGTTTAACTCAAAAATAGGTTTACTTGGTGGAAGCGCCTGCCCAGCGGCTTCCATCATGCGCCGCATCTGAGCCCCCATATCATCCTCAGTAACAACCAAACACGCGGGAGATTCAGTCAGTCGGCTAGTAACGCGAACACTCTCCACCTTCTCCGTTAAGATAGTATTTACACGCTCAACCAAGTCTTTATGTTCTTCAGCCAAGACTTCTTGTGCTTTTTTCTCTTCTTCGTCTTCTAAGTCACCTAGATCGAGCTCGCCGCGACCAACATCTAAAAACGATTTTCCATCAAAATCGGCAAGATGATTCATCAACCAGTCATCCACACGCTCAGATAACAGTAATACTTCAATGCCCTTCTTACGGAAAACCTCTAAATGTGGGCTACTTGATGCCGTTTTGTGGCTTTCACCAGCAACATAGTAAATTTTAGTTTGCCCTTCTTTCATTCGAGCCACATAGTCTTCTAGCGAGTGCGTCTGCTCAGCTTTATTGTCATGTGTGGTGGCAAACCGTAGTAATTTGGCGATTTTTTCTTTATTGCCAAAGTCTTCCGCTGGCCCTTCTTTCAACACTTGGCCAAAGGCTTTCCAGAATTGCTGATATTTGTCGACATCATTTTTGGCAAGCTTACTAAGCATATCTAATACGCGCTTAGTAACTGCACTCTTCATTGCATCTACCGCAGGATCTTGCTGTAAAATTTCGCGAGACACATTTAACGATAAATCATTAGAATCAATAACACCTTTTACAAAGCGCAAATACAGTGGCAAAAATTGCTCAGCATCATCCATGATAAAGGTACGCTGGACGTATAATTTCAAACCACGAGCCGCATCTCGATTCCACAAATCCATTGGTGCTTGACCAGGCAAATACAACAAACTGGTGTACTCTAATTTGCCTTCGACCTTGTTGTGACTCCAGTTCAATGCAGGGCTAAAGTCGTGACTTACATGCTTATAGAAAGCCTGATACTCATCGTCAGTTACCTCACTACGAGGCCGAGTCCAAAGCGCCGTTGCACTATTTACCGCTTCAAATGTAGGCTCTTCCTTTTCTTCTCCTTCTTTTGGCTCAGGAGGAGTATTCAACATTTGAACTGGGATGCTAATGTGATCTGAGTATTTTTTAATAATTGAGCGAACACGCCAATCATCTGCAAACTCTGTGTCATCCGCTCGCAAATGCAACACCACGGTGGTGCCGCGATCAGTTTTTTCACAATCCTCGACAGAAAAATCAGCTTCGCCAGATGATTCCCAGTGCGTTGCCGAAGAAGGTGCATCTCCTGCCCGACGCGTGAATACTTCAACGCGCTCAGCAACAATAAACGCGGAGTAAAAACCAACACCAAATTGACCAATCAGCTGAGAATCTTTCTTGCCATCGCCACTTAAGTTCTTAAGAAATTCTGCCGTGCCCGATCTAGCAATAGTCCCCAGATTAGCGATAACCTCATCCCGTGACATACCAATACCGTTATCACTAATACTGAGGGTGTTATTTTCTTTGTCTAGCGTGACCCTAACCCTTAAATCGGCATCATCTTCATATAGCTCACCATTTGACAGCGCTTCATAGCGCAATTTGTCAGCCGCATCTGATGCATTTGAAACCAGCTCTCTAAGAAATATTTCTTTATTGCTATACATTGAGTGAATCATTAACTGGAGCATTTGCTTTGCTTCAGTTTGAAAACCCAGAGTTTCTTTTTCTGCTGTCGACATTTTCTTTACCTTTCTTTAAAAAATTAATCGCGCCCGCACCCTATGCGGCCAGTGCTTATAAGATGGGGGCAGCGCACTTAATTTCAAGGCATAAATCGATGAATCTATGGCAGCACACGGGACAATATAGCGTCAACGTCAAGACCTTGCGGCAAACAGCCATAAACAGCTTGCCCGCCAGCAAGTCGTGAACGGATAAACGCCTCCGCGACCACAGCAGGGGCAATGCTCACCAGTAATGATGCCTGCATTGTTAAGGCAAGCTGTTCAATAATATGACGTGCTCTAAATTCGAGGGCATCATCGGCAACAAATATCGATTTGATATTTTCAATCGCTTGATCAAGCAAGCTATATTGCCCAGCACTTTTTGCCATTTCAGTAAACCACCGCTCTAATACAGCCGGTGTTTTCTGCAGTGCGCGCAACACATCTAAAGCTTGGATATTCCCTGATCCCTCCCAGATGGCATTAATAGGAGCCTCTCGGTACAAGCGGGGCATAATACAGTTTTCAATCACTCCATTCCCCCCCAAACACTCCATCGCTTCATAAGCGTGACCGGGAGTACGCTTACATATCCAAAACTTCCCAACCGCCGTACCAAGACGCATTAACAACTGCTCAGCTGGGTCGTCGGCACTATCTAAGGCTTTTGCCATTCGCATGGTGAGCGCCAAGGATCCTTCAACTTCTAGCTGCAAATCGGCCAATACATTTTTCATTAGCGGCTGATCGATTAAACGCTCACCAAAAGCAGACCGTTGCCGAGCATGATTCACTGCCTGTACCACGGCCTGTCGCTGTCCTGCGGTAGAGCCAACCATACAATCAAAGCGAGTCAACGAGACCATTTCAATGATTGCAGAAACGCCACGCCCCTCCTCACCCACTAACCAACCATGGGCGTGTCGTAGCTCCACTTCAGAGGAAGCATTGGATACATTACCCATCTTATTTTTTAAGCGTTGAACATATAAACCGTTCTTATCGCCATTTTCTCGCCAGCGGGGTACCAAGAAACAGCTCAACCCCACAGTTGTTTTTGCTAACATTAAAAATGCATCACACATCGGCGCCGACAAAAACCATTTATGACCATTTATGTCATATTTTAAGCCGCACTCAGAATCGCCGATGAGTTGTGCTGTT contains:
- the folE gene encoding GTP cyclohydrolase I FolE — translated: MEKAFADIIKKIGEDPNRDGLLDTPARAAKAFEFLTEGYHRDVNDVVNDALFDSDCNEMVVVSDIELYSLCEHHLLPFIGKCHVAYIPQGKVLGLSKVARIVDLYARRLQIQEGLTTQIANTMMDVTGADGVGVIIEARHMCMMMRGVEKQNSVMRTSAMLGAFKDNQATRTEFLSLISM
- a CDS encoding alpha/beta fold hydrolase: MLDKWFHVAGLNIAAKLWGEQGGLPVIALHGWLDNAASFDALAEQLPHYHILAIDLPGHGLSDHKPPSGDYAIWGDLRCILLVADQMGWQNFTLIGHSRGAIIATLLSAARPERVDHLVCLDGLIPPPEDEANFPRQLGQYLHEYNKPPSKAGDRGHPDFEAAVTARLKVTPMTEKAAALIVERGTFKAENNCYYWRSDKRLKLASPIKLSCAQLQASINAISASAMLVAADKGMGKWLSTLPINIENRFEVHNIEGEHHCHMEAQASQIAQWIKGFISP
- a CDS encoding NAD(P)H-dependent glycerol-3-phosphate dehydrogenase, whose product is MAKQYKVAIIGGGSFGTAIANIMADNGHDTCQWMRTAERVKEVNERHSNEVYLPGIKLNPSLRASCDLKETVSGCDAVFFSIPSKSSRDVAKQLADHLAPGTILVSTTKGIEFETNTLMSQVLREELPQVRLGVMSGPNLAKELAARMITGTVIASEDPDVNAVVQEILQCSYFRVYAGSDMYGVELAGALKNVYAITAGMAAALDCGHNTISMLVTRSLAEMSRYAVIKGADPLTFMGLAGVGDLFVTCTSPLSRNYRVGYELGKGRDLNEVVASLGQVAEGVNTLRLMKEQSEALDIYMPLVSGLYDIIYNGSKVSDVIGSMMCAEQSRDVEFVLK
- the htpG gene encoding molecular chaperone HtpG, which translates into the protein MSTAEKETLGFQTEAKQMLQLMIHSMYSNKEIFLRELVSNASDAADKLRYEALSNGELYEDDADLRVRVTLDKENNTLSISDNGIGMSRDEVIANLGTIARSGTAEFLKNLSGDGKKDSQLIGQFGVGFYSAFIVAERVEVFTRRAGDAPSSATHWESSGEADFSVEDCEKTDRGTTVVLHLRADDTEFADDWRVRSIIKKYSDHISIPVQMLNTPPEPKEGEEKEEPTFEAVNSATALWTRPRSEVTDDEYQAFYKHVSHDFSPALNWSHNKVEGKLEYTSLLYLPGQAPMDLWNRDAARGLKLYVQRTFIMDDAEQFLPLYLRFVKGVIDSNDLSLNVSREILQQDPAVDAMKSAVTKRVLDMLSKLAKNDVDKYQQFWKAFGQVLKEGPAEDFGNKEKIAKLLRFATTHDNKAEQTHSLEDYVARMKEGQTKIYYVAGESHKTASSSPHLEVFRKKGIEVLLLSERVDDWLMNHLADFDGKSFLDVGRGELDLGDLEDEEEKKAQEVLAEEHKDLVERVNTILTEKVESVRVTSRLTESPACLVVTEDDMGAQMRRMMEAAGQALPPSKPIFELNPGHPLVVKLDQESDEDRFADLVAVLFDQAHLAEGAQLEDPASYVHKLNKLLLELSA
- a CDS encoding acyl-CoA dehydrogenase family protein; this encodes MMSLYENSEIEEGSDAETHQVFNQSDSLANYNMYDTDAPLQGLLKYFGLSNNAGLSEYGARCGSEEVISWGFDANENKPQFETHDRFGHRVDLVKFHPAYHQLMDMALSNGLHSGPWQAKVDNANVRRATLSYMQSQIEAGHGCPLTMTFASVPTIKLNPKLAKIWLPKILNNSYEPDNIPYFEKSAVTIGMGMTEKQGGSDVRANTTTAQLIGDSECGLKYDINGHKWFLSAPMCDAFLMLAKTTVGLSCFLVPRWRENGDKNGLYVQRLKNKMGNVSNASSEVELRHAHGWLVGEEGRGVSAIIEMVSLTRFDCMVGSTAGQRQAVVQAVNHARQRSAFGERLIDQPLMKNVLADLQLEVEGSLALTMRMAKALDSADDPAEQLLMRLGTAVGKFWICKRTPGHAYEAMECLGGNGVIENCIMPRLYREAPINAIWEGSGNIQALDVLRALQKTPAVLERWFTEMAKSAGQYSLLDQAIENIKSIFVADDALEFRARHIIEQLALTMQASLLVSIAPAVVAEAFIRSRLAGGQAVYGCLPQGLDVDAILSRVLP
- the sixA gene encoding phosphohistidine phosphatase SixA; translated protein: MEILLIRHGTASWDTKTDIERELTERGREEVQAASEWIKSTEWQPDELWVSPYRRAVQTAEILNIDWQLRPRLKSSLTPDTPLSELEPMLATFSGERLLLVSHNPLLSNAIAYWHSGANQSYWGMQPASMALVSAEVIAQGCGNLEWLRHYPNYDHNGK